The sequence CCCGGCCCCTCCCGACCGGTTGGTCCTCGACCTGGACCCCGGCGAGGGGGCGGGGCTGCCGGAGTGCGCCCGGGTGGCCGCATGGTGCCGCGAGATCCTCACGGACATGGGGCTCGAGAGCTACCCGGTCACCTCCGGCTCCAAGGGCATCCACCTCTATGCGCCCCTGGACGGCAGCGCCGACTCCGAGGAGGTGGACGCGGTCGCCCACGAGCTCGCCCGTGCGCTGGAGACCGACCACCCCGAGGAGGTCATCAGCACCCAGACCCGTGCGAAGCGCGCCGGCAAGGTGCTCGTGGACTGGTCGCAGAACAACGGCAGCAAGACCACCGTGTGCCCGTACTCGCTGCGCGGGCGCCTGCGCCCCACCGTCGCCGCCCCGCGCACCTGGGAGGAGGTCGAGGATCCCGCGCTCGCGCAGCTCGAGCTCGACGAGGTGCTCGCCCGGGTCGAGGACGGCGTCGACCCCCTCGCGCCCCTCGGCCTCGCGGCTGAGGGCGACGCCGAGGAGACCGGCCCGTCGTCGGCCGGACGGGCACGCGACCGCCTCGAGGCGTACCGCGCGAAGCGGGACCCGGAGCGCACGCCCGAGCCCGTGCCGGAGGCGGGCATCGGCAGCGACGCCGCGCAGGAGGCCCTCGAGGACGAGGAGCCGATGTTCGTCATCCAGGAGCACCACGCCTCGAGCCTGCACTGGGACTTCCGCCTCCAGCATGCGGGGGTGCTCGTCTCCTGGGCGGTGCCGAAGGGGCCGCCGCTCGAGGTCGACGTGAAGCGCCTGGCGGTGCAGACCGAGGACCACCCCCTCGAGTACGGCACCTTCGAGGGCACCATCCCCGAGGACGAGTACGGCGGCGGGGACGTCACCCTCTGGGACGCCGGCTCGATCGAGATCGAGAAGTGGCGCGAGGACCGCGAGGTGATCGTGGTGTGCCACGGCCGGCCCGACGGTGGGCTCGGCGGGGTGCCGCGCCGCTTCGTCTTCCTCCACACCGGCGGGATGCGCGGAGGGCGCCGCACCGCCGCGGCGAAGGAGAAGGCGGAGGCGAACTGGCTGCTGCACCTCATGAAGGACCAGCCCGAGCCCGACGCGTCGCGCTCCGACGACGCCGCCCCCGCCCCCGAGGACGACGCCGCCGCCCCCGAGGACGCCCCCGTCGCCGAGCTGGGCGAGCCGCTCGCCCCGATGCTCGCGACCCTCGGGCGGCGCGAGGACATCCGCGACGAGGACGACTGGGCCTACGAGATGAAATGGGACGGCGTGCGCGTGATCGCGACGGTCCGCGGCACGACGGTGCGCCTGACCAGCCGCGGCGGCAAGGACATGACCGCCGCGTTCCCCGAGCTGGCCGAGCTCCTCGACGCGGTGGAGCCTGCGCTGCGGGAGGCGGGGGAGACGGTGCTCGACGGGGAGATCGTGGCCCTGGACCGCCACGACCGGCCCTCCTTCTCCCGCCTCCAGCAGCGCCTGGGACTGACCCGGCAGCGGGACGTGGACCGCGCCCGGCAGCAGGTCGAGGCGCACGTGATGCTCTTCGACCTGCTCGTGCGGGGCGGGGACTCGCTGCTGCGAACGCCCTACCGCGAGCGGCGCGAGCAGCTGTTCGCCGCAGTGCACGCCACCGAGCACGTCCAGCTCCCGCACGCCGATCACGGCGAGGTCGAGGAGGCGATCGCCCTGTCGAAGCGGCTCCAGCTCGAGGGCGTGATGGCGAAGAAGGAGAGCGGCGTCTACCAGCCGGGCAAGCGCACCCGCACCTGGATCAAGCTCAAGAACGCCCGGCACCAGGAGGTGGTGGTGATCGGCTGGCGGCACGGCAAGGGGGAGAGGTCCGGATCGCTGGGGTCCCTGCTGCTCGCCGTCCCGGACTCCGAGGGCGAGCTGCGCTACGCAGGCCGCGTCGGCACCGGGTTCACCGACCGCGACCTCGAGGAGATCGCCGCCCGGCTCCGCTCCCGGTCCCGGAAGACCCCGCCCGTCGATGACGTCCCCGCGGCGGACCGGCGCGATGCCGAATGGGTGCGCGCGGACCTGGTGGGGGAGGTGCAGCACACCGAGCGCACGGCCGACGGGCGGCTGCGTCACCCGGTGTGGCGCGGATGGCGGCCCGAGAAGAACGTCGCTGACCTGCAGTGGGAGTCCTGAGCGGCATCGCCGTCGAGCACCTGCGAGTCCGCTGGGTCACATCCTGGACCGCGCACCCCCGTCCATGCCGTAGTCTTCAGGGGCACGGCGCAGGATGCCTCCCTCGGGGGCGACCGACGACGGTCGCGCAGCACTTCCGACGAAAATGGGATTCCATCACCTCCTCCGCTCTGCCCCAGCACTTCCCTCCGCAGGACCCCTCCGCGCTCGCGGTCATCGCTGAGCGATCCACCCCCTCCCGGCTCCGAGCCGCTGACGACCTCTGCGTCGCCGCGCTCGCCGGAGGGACCCCCACGGCCTCCGGGCCCCAGATCGGCCGCATCGGCGACGTCCTGTCGTCCGCCGCGGCTCAGGCGGCCCCCGGGCCGCACCCATCCGTGGCGGCGCCGTCGCCGCGGATCTACGGGTCACGACCGTGACTCACGACAACGAAGGAAATATCGCCATGGCTACTGGCATCGTCACCTGGTTCAACTCCGACAAGGGCTACGGCTTCATCGCCCCCGAGGACGGCTCCGCTGATGTGTTCGCTCACTTCAGCGCCATCGTCGGCAGCGGCCGTCGCGACCTCGAGGAGAACCAGCGCGTGGAGTTCGACGTCGAGCAGGGCCCCAAGGGTCTGCAGGCCACGAACATCCGCGGCATCTGAGCGTTCCGGTCGCTCCTCGGAGCGGCCGCGTGATCTCGACGCCCGTCGTCCCCGGCATCTGCCGGAGGCGGCGGGCGTCGTCGTGTCCCCGCCCCCGCGCCGCGTGACCCGCGCCGGCCGCGCCCGCGCCGCCCCGCGCCCGCGCCGGCCGCTCCCTGCGCCGCGTGCGCCGCCTCCCCGCCACCCCCTCCCCGTCCCCTCGTGGTGGCAGATGTGCGGTGTGGACCGGTGTAGGCGGCGCGTACCGGTGCAGAACGCACAACTGCACGGGCACTGTGCCGGGTGCCGGCGGCGGGAGGGCCGCTGGCGGATGCTCCCAGCGCGGGTGCGGGGGAGGCTGTCACGATGAGGGCATGGACCTGCGCACCCTGCTCCGCGAGATCGGGGCGCGGATCGTGCCCGATCCCGCGCCCGCGATGGGCTGGTGGCTCCTGCTCGCGCTGGTCGCGGCGCTCGGCGCGGTGCTGCTGCCGCCGCTGTGGCGGCTCGCGCGCCTGGCGGTGACGATCGTGCACGAGCTCGGCCATGCCGCCGTCGGGATCCTCATGGGCCGGCGCTTCACCGGCTTCGTGGTCAGCGCCGACATGTCCGGACACGCCATCACCGTCGGCCCCCGGCGCGGGGTCGGCCGCATCGCCTCCACCTGGGCGGGGTATCCCGCACCGGCCGTCGTGGGTGCGGTGCTCCTCCAGGTCTCCCTGCAGGGCTGGGCGCGCACCGCCCTGTTCGCGGCGCTCGTGGTGCTGGTGGTCTCGCTCGTGTTCACCCGCTCCCTGCACACCGTCGTGGCCGTGCTGGGCACCGCCGCCGGGATCGGGGCGCTGTGGTGGTGGGGCTCGCCCGCCCTCATCGCGCTGCTCACCCTCGCGGCCGGGGTGTTCCTGCTGCTGGGCGCGTGGCGGCATCTCGGGGCGGTGGCCCGCGGCGGCGGACGCGCCGACGATCCCGCGCAGCTCGCCCAGCTCACGCGGCTGCCCGCGGTGCTGTGGCTGTTCAGCTTCGCGGCGGTGCTCGGGCTGTGCAGCTGGTGGGCCTGGGCGCTGCTCGGCCCGCACCTGCTCGCCCTGGCGTGACAGGCGCGCCCTCCCGGCGGATGATCGGAGGGCACGACCGAGCCGTCGGAGGTGACCGTCATGGAGTGGACCAGCTGGCTGTCGCTGCTGGACGCGCACGACTACACGATCGCCCGCGAGGTGATCCAGCGCGGCGTCGCGGCCGTGTTCGTCCTCGCCTTCCTCTCCACCTACCACCAGTTCCCGGTGCTGCTGGGGGAGCGGGGCCTGCTGCCGGTGCGCGAGTTCCTCGACCGGGCCGGCGACCGGGCGGGGCCGACGCTGTTCCGGTGGCGCCGCACCCCGTACAGCGACCGGCTGCTGCGCCTGATGTGCCTGGCCGGCATGCTGCTCGGGGCGGCGACGGTGCTCGGCCTGCCGCAGCAGGGGCCGGCCTGGACCACGATCGTCGTGTTCCTCGCGATGTGGGGGCTGTACCTGTCGATCCATTCCGTGGGGCAGGTGTTCTACGGCTTCGGCTGGGAGTCGATGCTGCTGGAGTGCGGGTTCCTCGTCGGCTTCCTCGGCTCCCACGCGGTCGCGCCGCCGCTGCTGATGATCCTCTTCCTGCGCTGGATGCTGCTGCGCCTCGAGTTCGGGGCCGGCATGATCAAGATGCGCGGGGACGCCTCCTGGCGCGACCTCACCGCGATGGACCACCATCACCAGACCCAGCCGATGCCCGGCCCGCTCAGCCGCCTCGCCCATCTCGCGCCCCGCTGGTGGCACCGGCTCGAGGTGCTGGGCAGCCATGCCGTGCAGCTCGGGGTGATCTGGCTGATCCTGCTGCCGCAGCCGATCGCCTCGGTCGCCGCCTGCCTGGTGATCCTCACCCAGCTGTTCCTCGTGGTCACCGGGAACTACGCGTGGTTGAACTGGCTGACGATCCTGGTGGCCTTCTCCGCGATCAGCGACTCCTTCCTGCGCTGGGCGGCGGGCGGGCCCTGGCCGGGCTGGGGCTGGGAGCGCCTGGCCGCGAGCGGCCCGTCGGCCGGCGACGGCTCTCCGCTGTGGTGGCACCTGCTGCTGCTCGTCGTGGTCGCCGGTCTGCTGGTCCTCTCCTGGCGGCCGCTGCGGAACCTCTTCTCCCCGCACCAGCTGATGAACGCGAGCTTCAACCGCTTCCACCTCGTCAACGCCTACGGCGCGTTCGGCTCGATGACCGAGCGGCGCTTCGAGGTGGTGATCGAGGGGACGCTCGACCCGGACCCCGACACGGCCGACGACGCCGCCTGGCATCCCTTCGAGTTCCGTGGCAAGCCCGGTGACGTGCGGCGCCGCTCCCGGCAGTTCGCCCCGTACCACCTGCGGCTGGACTGGCAGATGTGGTTCCTCGCGCTGCGCCCCGGCGCGCAGCCCTGGTTCGTGGCAATGCTGGAGGCGCTGCGCGCGGGGGAGCCGGGCGTGCGGCGGCTGCTGCGCACCGACCCCTTCGAGGGGCGGGCGCCGACGGGGATCAGGGTGCGGTACTTCGAGTACCGCTTCGCGGACCGGGTCGAGCATCGACGCGGCGGGGCCTGGTGGGAGCGCACCGACCTCGGGACCATCGCGCGGCTGTGAAGGGCCGGGCCGCGCCTCCGGCCAGTGCCGCGGGCCGCGGCGCCGAGCAGCGTCCCCGGCCAGCGCCGCCGGTCAGGGCCGGCCGGGGAACTCGATGAGCACCTTGACGTCGCCGGAGGCGCCGGACGCGGCGCTCTCCAGCGCCGCGGGCGCCGCCTCGAGCGGGATCACCGAGGTGCGCAGCGGGGAGACGTCGACGAGCTGACGGCGGAGCAGATCGATGAGGGTGTCGAACACTCCGGCGCTGTTGCGCGAGCCGAGGACGGTCAGCTCCTTCTTGATGAGCACCGACTGGTTGAACGTCACCTCGCGGGTGCCGTTGCCGATGAGGACCAGCCGCGCGCCGAACGCCGCGGCGTCGATCGCGTTCGTGAAGGAGACCGGCTGCCCGGTCGCCTCGCACACCACGTCGAAGCCGTCCTCGTCCGTCGCCGCGCGCACGAGGTCCCCGAGGCTCTCGGAGGTGAGGTCGACGGTGCCGCGCGCGCCGAGCTGCGCGGCGAGCTCGAGCCGCGACGCCGCGATGTCGGCGACCCACACCTGCGCGCCCCGGCTGATCGCGGAGAGCATGGTCAGCAGTCCGATCGCGCCGGCGCCGAGCACCAGCACCCGGTCCCCGTCGCCCACTGCGCCCCGCAGCACGGCGTGGTAGCCGATCGAGAAGGGCTCGACGAGCGCCAGGTCGCGCGGGTCCACCTGCTCCGCGGCGTGCAGGCGGTCCAGCGGCAGGGTGATCAGCTCCTGGAACGCGCCGTCGCGGTGCACCCCCATGGTCTCGTTGTGCATGCAGGCGTTGAGCAGCCCGCGGCGACAGGAGTAGCAGGTGCCGTCCTCGAAGTACGGCACACCGGTGACGACGTCGCCCACGGCGAAGCGGTCGCTCCCGCCCGGGATCTCCACGATCTCGGCCGAGAACTCGTGTCCGGGCACGCGCGGGTAGGAGGCGAACGGCTGGGTCCCGCGCAGCACCTGGAGGTCCGAACCGCAGATCCCCGCGTACCGGACCCGCAGGAGCGCCTCACCGGGACGGGGCACCGGGGCGGGGACGTCGACGATCTCCACGGCGCCGGGGGCGGTGACGCGAACGGACCTCATGGGACTCCTCCAGGGCAGGGATGAACGGCACGATACGCCGCGTCCCGGGGGGCACCGGCGTCCCGCCCATCGTCCGCGATGTGCTCCCGGACGGCGCGGGTCATACTCTTGTCGTTCGCATCCCCGT comes from Brachybacterium faecium DSM 4810 and encodes:
- a CDS encoding theronine dehydrogenase-like Zn-dependent dehydrogenase (PFAM: Alcohol dehydrogenase GroES-like domain; Zinc-binding dehydrogenase) codes for the protein MRSVRVTAPGAVEIVDVPAPVPRPGEALLRVRYAGICGSDLQVLRGTQPFASYPRVPGHEFSAEIVEIPGGSDRFAVGDVVTGVPYFEDGTCYSCRRGLLNACMHNETMGVHRDGAFQELITLPLDRLHAAEQVDPRDLALVEPFSIGYHAVLRGAVGDGDRVLVLGAGAIGLLTMLSAISRGAQVWVADIAASRLELAAQLGARGTVDLTSESLGDLVRAATDEDGFDVVCEATGQPVSFTNAIDAAAFGARLVLIGNGTREVTFNQSVLIKKELTVLGSRNSAGVFDTLIDLLRRQLVDVSPLRTSVIPLEAAPAALESAASGASGDVKVLIEFPGRP
- a CDS encoding Protein of unknown function (DUF1222) (PFAM: Protein of unknown function (DUF1222)), with translation MEWTSWLSLLDAHDYTIAREVIQRGVAAVFVLAFLSTYHQFPVLLGERGLLPVREFLDRAGDRAGPTLFRWRRTPYSDRLLRLMCLAGMLLGAATVLGLPQQGPAWTTIVVFLAMWGLYLSIHSVGQVFYGFGWESMLLECGFLVGFLGSHAVAPPLLMILFLRWMLLRLEFGAGMIKMRGDASWRDLTAMDHHHQTQPMPGPLSRLAHLAPRWWHRLEVLGSHAVQLGVIWLILLPQPIASVAACLVILTQLFLVVTGNYAWLNWLTILVAFSAISDSFLRWAAGGPWPGWGWERLAASGPSAGDGSPLWWHLLLLVVVAGLLVLSWRPLRNLFSPHQLMNASFNRFHLVNAYGAFGSMTERRFEVVIEGTLDPDPDTADDAAWHPFEFRGKPGDVRRRSRQFAPYHLRLDWQMWFLALRPGAQPWFVAMLEALRAGEPGVRRLLRTDPFEGRAPTGIRVRYFEYRFADRVEHRRGGAWWERTDLGTIARL
- a CDS encoding cold-shock DNA-binding protein family (PFAM: 'Cold-shock' DNA-binding domain), whose translation is MATGIVTWFNSDKGYGFIAPEDGSADVFAHFSAIVGSGRRDLEENQRVEFDVEQGPKGLQATNIRGI
- a CDS encoding DNA ligase D/DNA polymerase LigD (PFAM: Eukaryotic and archaeal DNA primase small subunit; ATP dependent DNA ligase C terminal region; ATP dependent DNA ligase domain~TIGRFAM: DNA polymerase LigD, ligase domain; DNA ligase D, 3'-phosphoesterase domain; DNA ligase D; DNA polymerase LigD, polymerase domain); its protein translation is MATREQQVEIDGRRLKLSNLDKVLYPQTGTIKGEVIDYYHRIAPVLVPQATRRPATRKRWVDGVGTAQSPGKVFFRKDLESHAPQWVPRADIQHSDGTSTYPLVDEPAVLVWLAQLAALEVHTPQWRFDDALAPAPPDRLVLDLDPGEGAGLPECARVAAWCREILTDMGLESYPVTSGSKGIHLYAPLDGSADSEEVDAVAHELARALETDHPEEVISTQTRAKRAGKVLVDWSQNNGSKTTVCPYSLRGRLRPTVAAPRTWEEVEDPALAQLELDEVLARVEDGVDPLAPLGLAAEGDAEETGPSSAGRARDRLEAYRAKRDPERTPEPVPEAGIGSDAAQEALEDEEPMFVIQEHHASSLHWDFRLQHAGVLVSWAVPKGPPLEVDVKRLAVQTEDHPLEYGTFEGTIPEDEYGGGDVTLWDAGSIEIEKWREDREVIVVCHGRPDGGLGGVPRRFVFLHTGGMRGGRRTAAAKEKAEANWLLHLMKDQPEPDASRSDDAAPAPEDDAAAPEDAPVAELGEPLAPMLATLGRREDIRDEDDWAYEMKWDGVRVIATVRGTTVRLTSRGGKDMTAAFPELAELLDAVEPALREAGETVLDGEIVALDRHDRPSFSRLQQRLGLTRQRDVDRARQQVEAHVMLFDLLVRGGDSLLRTPYRERREQLFAAVHATEHVQLPHADHGEVEEAIALSKRLQLEGVMAKKESGVYQPGKRTRTWIKLKNARHQEVVVIGWRHGKGERSGSLGSLLLAVPDSEGELRYAGRVGTGFTDRDLEEIAARLRSRSRKTPPVDDVPAADRRDAEWVRADLVGEVQHTERTADGRLRHPVWRGWRPEKNVADLQWES